The following are encoded together in the Daucus carota subsp. sativus chromosome 5, DH1 v3.0, whole genome shotgun sequence genome:
- the LOC135152738 gene encoding uncharacterized protein LOC135152738 has translation MDEQVKEHFKVMDKRFEDQAKRYDNKFDELIRMIRELKDMNPNCLMQGHRGENSGNGGNTLPKPLGFTPKLEFPKFDGLGTRNWVKKCVKYFTLCKIPDNQKVDLASLYMTDKAEVWVSNYMSMRKNVDWSEFVLDLSARFKDETTHNIVEQFNRLQQMGSIETYIDEFDNLRSLMEQHNHILPDDYFLESFIGGLKSAVKPFVRAFKPTNVSEAIRYARLQEESIMASTQKYTKFAVISTNPGTYPAKPNALPLATAKPPLLPTPQIKTPQTKQLVKPQQFIPAEVRAEKLAKGLCYYCDQKYERGHKCKFREPQLFTVEIPGGDVEENWESDGDCTEEVEDCVIKDSDPCISVSALTGSQTFSTMRVRGLVQNKPLHILIDSGSTHNFLDITMASKLKCEVSAITKQEITVADGNSISCQNVVKNFSWRMGGYDFTSEVMLIDLGSCDMVLGVQWLSTLGTVKWNFNKLLMEFQVDKQFIRLKGVAPQKLKVVSAESSKKLFKNAAQLCFIQIQQLNKGEPEESASSLENQNQDLSDHQSELEMLKSQYGDIFMEPKELPPSRGVFDHRIPLMEGSNPINIRPYRYPLKQRDVIEQMIDEMLQKGIIQNSASPFASPVVLVGKKDGSWRLCVDYRELNKKTIKDKFPIPVVDELIDELSGSTVFSKLDLRAGYHQLRMCDKDVFKTAFKTHSGHYEFLVMPFGLTNAPASFQGWMNAIFKPLLRRCVLVFFDDILIYSKTAADHWVHLKQVFELMRANLLFAKESKCSFMMEKVEYLGHFISAKGVETDAKKIKVVANWPVPTNVKELRSFLGLAGYYRKFIKNYAWISRELTDQLRKGAFNWNDNSQSAFDNLKTALVSAPVLALPDFNKLFVV, from the coding sequence GCATTTCAAAGTGATGGATAAGCGTTTTGAGGATCAAGCCAAACGCTACGACAACAAATTCGACGAGCTAATCCGGATGATTCGTGAATTGAAAGACATGAACCCTAACTGTTTGATGCAAGGTCACAGAGGAGAAAACAGTGGAAATGGAGGTAATACCTTGCCAAAACCTTTAGGTTTTACTCCTAAACTTGAATTTCCTAAGTTCGATGGTCTAGGCACTAGAAATTGGGTAAAGAAATGTGTCAAGTACTTTACTCTGTGCAAGATTCCTGATAATCAGAAGGTTGATTTAGCTTCTTTATACATGACTGATAAGGCTGAGGTTTGGGTATCCAATTATATGTCTATGAGGAAGAATGTTGATTGGAGTGAATTTGTTCTAGACTTAAGTGCTAGATTCAAGGATGAGACAACTCACAATATAGTGGAACAGTTCAATAGGCTACAACAGATGGGATCAATTGAGACTTATATTGATGAATTTGATAATCTACGCTCTTTAATGGAACAGCATAACCATATCTTGCCTGATGATTATTTCTTAGAGAGTTTTATTGGAGGATTGAAGTCTGCGGTGAAACCATTTGTGAGAGCTTTTAAGCCTACTAATGTCAGTGAGGCTATTAGGTATGCTAGGTTGCAAGAAGAGTCTATCATGGCTAGTACTCAGAAATATACCAAGTTTGCTGTGATTAGTACTAATCCAGGGACTTATCCTGCAAAACCTAATGCTTTGCCTCTGGCTACTGCAAAGCCTCCCCTGTTACCTACTCCTCAGATTAAAACTCCACAAACTAAACAATTGGTGAAACCACAGCAGTTTATTCCGGCAGAAGTCAGAGCAGAAAAATTGGCAAAAGGCCTCTGCTATTATTGTGATCAGAAATATGAGAGGGGTCACAAGTGTAAGTTTAGGGAGCCTCAGTTGTTTACAGTTGAGATACCTGGGGGAGATGTTGAGGAGAATTGGGAGAGTGATGGGGACTGTACAGAGGAAGTGGAGGATTGTGTGATCAAAGACAGTGATCCTTGTATTTCTGTTAGTGCTTTGACAGGGAGTCAGACTTTTTCCACCATGAGAGTTAGAGGTTTAGTGCAGAATAAACCATTGCATATATTGATAGACTCTGGCAGCACTCATAATTTTCTTGATATTACTATGGCTAGCAAACTGAAGTGTGAAGTATCTGCTATAACCAAACAGGAAATAACAGTGGCTGATGGAAACTCTATATCCTGTCAAAATGTGGTGAAAAATTTCTCTTGGAGGATGGGAGGGTATGACTTCACTTCTGAAGTTATGTTGATTGACTTAGGCAGTTGTGATATGGTGTTGGGAGTGCAGTGGCTTAGCACTTTAGGTACTGTTAAATGGAATTTTAACAAGTTACTAATGGAGTTTCAAGTGGACAAGCAGTTTATTAGGTTGAAAGGTGTGGCACCCCAGAAGTTGAAGGTTGTATCAGCTGAGTCATCTAAGAAACTATTCAAGAATGCTGCTCAACTATGCTTTATACAAATTCAGCAGTTGAATAAGGGAGAACCTGAGGAATCTGCAAGTTCCTTGGAAAATCAGAACCAAGATTTGAGTGATCATCAATCAGAACTAGAGATGTTGAAGAGTCAGTATGGTGATATCTTTATGGAACCTAAAGAGTTACCTCCTTCCAGAGGAGTATTTGATCACAGAATTCCCTTGATGGAAGGTTCCAACCCTATCAATATCAGACCATACAGGTACCCATTGAAGCAAAGGGATGTGATTGAACAAATGATAGATGAAATGTTACAGAAGGGGATTATCCAGAATAGTGCAAGCCCTTTTGCATCACCAGTGGTATTGGTTGGAAAGAAGGATGGTTCATGGAGGTTATGTGTGGATTATAGGGAGCTTAACAAGAAAACAATAAAGGATAAGTTCCCTATACCAGTAGTGGATGAGCTCATAGATGAACTTTCAGGATCAACAGTGTTCAGTAAATTAGATTTAAGGGCTGGTTATCACCAGTTGAGAATGTGTGACAAGGATGTATTCAAAACAGCTTTTAAGACACATTCAGGCCACTATGAGTTCTTGGTGATGCCTTTTGGCCTCACCAATGCACCAGCTTCCTTTCAAGGGTGGATGAATGCAATCTTTAAGCCACTCTTGAGAAGGTGTGTCTTGGTTTTTTTTGATGACATTCTGATTTACAGCAAGACAGCAGCTGATCATTGGGTCCATCTTAAGCAAGTTTTTGAGTTAATGAGGGCAAATCTGTTATTTGCAAAAGAAAGTAAGTGCAGCTTTATGATGGAGAAGGTGGAGTACTTGGGACACTTTATTTCTGCCAAAGGAGTTGAAACTGATGCTAAAAAGATTAAGGTTGTTGCCAACTGGCCAGTTCCTACAAATGTGAAAGAACTCAGAAGTTTCTTAGGCCTTGCAGGGTATTACAGAAAGTTCATTAAGAACTATGCCTGGATTTCTAGAGAGTTGACTGATCAACTCAGGAAGGGTGCTTTTAATTGGAATGATAACTCACAATCAGCATTTGATAACTTGAAGACAGCTCTAGTTTCAGCACCTGTACTTGCTTTACCAGACTTCAACAAATTATTTGTTGTGTAA